From one Planococcus citri chromosome 3, ihPlaCitr1.1, whole genome shotgun sequence genomic stretch:
- the LOC135841457 gene encoding uncharacterized protein LOC135841457, which translates to MSGKKDKTKEEIEMVELKQKEGQMSSLSDPLIISDSEEKIDEEFRSSLKKYNQISRRIRLAAIEKEKRELEGFDKSPVNKYYPGTKIDRLKILEEEKELLQKMEKLAQSKQQK; encoded by the exons ATGTCAGGCAAAAAAGACAAAACCAAGGAAGAAATCGAGATGGTGGAATTGAAGCAAAAAGAAGG GCAAATGAGCAGTTTGAGTGATCCGTTGATTATATCAGACTCCGAAGAAA AAATCGACGAAGAGTTCCGGTCGTCTTTGAAAAAGTATAACCAAATATCGCGCAGGATTCGTTTGGCGGCCATCGAGAAAGAGAAACGAGAACTCGAAGGGTTTGATAAATCGCCGGTAAATAAATACTACCCGGGAACGAAAATCGACCgattaaaaatactcgaagaGGAGAAAGAATTATTGCAGAAAATGGAAAAGTTAGCCCAAtcgaaacaacaaaaataa